The stretch of DNA AGCCCGTGTACGTTTAGATGATGCACAGGCACAATTGGAATCTGACCTTCTGCTCGCCAAGTGCGCACGCCTTGGCATTCTGCCGGCAGACGGCAGCACCCTTGATGACGTTCTAGGTCTTGACCAAGAATCAATTCTTGGTCGTCGTCTTCAGACGATTGTGTACATGAAAGGCTTAGCTACTACTGCCAAGCAAGCCAGGCAATTTATTGTCCATGGACACATATCCATAAATGGTCGTAAAGTAACCGTGCCTGGATACATGGTTAGGCGCAATGAAGAGGATTTTATTACATACAATCCACAATCTCCCATTGCTGACGAGATGCACCCCATTAGAAATCCTCAACAGAGTGAAAATGAGGCTGCTCCTGAACCTAAAGTCGAAGAGCCGCAGCCAGCAGAAGGCGCTAATGAACCTGTAGATGCTCCTTCTGAGGATGCAATCAACAAACCTGTGGAGGAATGAGTATGGGAAAATGGGGTATTGCACACGTATTTGCTAGCTACAACAACATCATTATCACTCTTACAGATGTAACTGGTGCTGAGACAATCACAAAGGCATCTGGTGGAATGGTTGTAAAAGCAGCTAAAGATGAGTCTTCTCCGTACGCTGCAATGCGTGCAGCCGAGAGAGTTGCAGACATTGCTAAGGAAAAGGGAATTGAGGGAATCCATGTAAAAGTACGTGCTCCCGGTGGAAACAAAGCCACATCCCCTGGACCTGGAGCTCAGGCTGCGATTCGTGCTTTGGCTCGTGCTGGTCTTAAGATCGGGCGTATTGAAGATGTTACACCTATACCACACGATGGAACCAAAAAGAAAGGTGGAAGAAGAGGACGTAGAGTATAATCAAGGGGCAAACTTATGGATATTAAAGTAATCAGTCAGACCGAGACACGCATACGCTTTGTAGTTTCTAATGCTTCTCCATCTCTGGTAAACTCCCTTAGGAGATGCCTGATGACAGAGATACCCAAGATGGCTATTGAGCTGGTAGAATTTCACTTGGGTCCAATTATGGATGAAGAAGGAAATGAATATGAAAGTGTGAGTCCTCTCTTTGATGAGATTATTGCGCATAGACTCGGTCTCGTGCCAGTTCCGACTGATCTTAGCCTTTACGTGCCCAAAGATGAATGTGTTTGTGGTGGGGAAGGCTGCCCCAATTGTACAATCATGTACTCTATAAACAAAAAAGGACCTTGCGAAGTTTACTCTGGTGATATGGAACCTCTTGGACCTCCTGAGCTGAGGATAAAAGATGAGCTGATCCCCATTGTAAAATTAGGTCCAGGTCAGGCTTTGCTAGCATATGCTTCGGCAGAGCTTGGCACTGCAAAGCGTCACGCTAAATGGCAGGTCGTATCCGGAGCAGGATATAGATACTACCCTACAATTGAAATCGATCCAGCTCGCTGTGATTCCGGCGGTACTTGCATCAAAGCTTGTCCAAGGGGAGTTTTAGCCAAAGAAGATGGGATTGTTAAAGTTGTAGATCTTGAATCCTGCATCCTTTGCAAGTCATGCTTTGAAGTATGTGAGTTGAATGCAATAAAATTGTCTGGATCAGACTCAAAGTTTATATTTGAATTTGAAACAGATGGCTCGCTTTCAGCCCTTGATACGCTCAAAGAAGCTCTAAAAATCTTAACACAGAAATTTGAAGAGTTTCGTGAGAATATTTCTGCTCTTGAGGCATAAACTTCTTCCAAACTTCTTATTTATTTATATTTTTAAAATGGCAGGAATAACCATATATAACAACTGAGCATTATTCTGTTCACGTATGGTTATTAACAGCTTATTGGGTATTTTTGGAGTAACATATATTTTTGTAGGATTAGTGCTGATAATATTATCCATCCCCTTGATATCATCAAAAGTAAGTAGAAACAATCTTTATGGCATCAGAATAGGAAAGAGTTTTGAATCAGATGAAAACTGGTATGTAATCAATAGATATGGTGGAAAAGTACTGCTTGTTGTTGGTATCCTCGTATCAGCTTTAGGAATTTCATATGCACTGGTCGGTGATGTATCCACCATGCTGGAAATTATCTTGTTATTTCTGCCGATTATTCTCATTATGCTGGGCTGTATAATTGCCTATCTTCATGCAAGAAATTTATGACATTTTCATTTATTTCCTTTTAATTTGTTAATGGCATCGGAGTTGCTTATTTTACATGGAGCTTCATAGTATGTTGGGGTTAGGCGTTCCATGTCTTTTCTATGAATTTCATGAACAATATCCTCTGCCGACATGTCTAATTTACAATATGCCTTTATCATATTTTCATTGAGTCTATTGATCTTAATTTTTTCATTTCTACAGGTTTCAGCAAGTTTTACAATATGCTCCAGATTTCCAAAGGCTCCCAATTCCAGTAATTCTAAAACATCATTTTTTACTTTCTTAGGGAGACTGAACAGATCTTCAGCATATTTTTCTTTTGAGTCTGTTATGTCTGGATGTTCTTCTAAAAAGTTAATTAGATCTTCAACAGTCTTCATGATTATATCTATCGAATTTCCAATAAATATACACATTCCCTTTATTTGGGACAGCTCATCTCGTATTCTGTCTCTGTCTCAACCTTTCCTCTTAGGGTAGAACTTGCTGCACCTATCAATGCGATTAATGCAGATACCTTTAGAGCTGCGCTCATTCCGGTTATAAACTCAGCATTATCTACACTGGAGCTGCCTCCCATAAATACAGAAGAAACAAGAGCTGATGAAGTTACAATCGCCATCACGCTTCCCATTAAGACT from Candidatus Methanomassiliicoccus intestinalis Issoire-Mx1 encodes:
- a CDS encoding 30S ribosomal protein S4; translated protein: MGDPKFPRRAYDTPSHPWRGERIKAETEICKQYGLKSKTELWKAQAYLRNLRTQSKNLQARVRLDDAQAQLESDLLLAKCARLGILPADGSTLDDVLGLDQESILGRRLQTIVYMKGLATTAKQARQFIVHGHISINGRKVTVPGYMVRRNEEDFITYNPQSPIADEMHPIRNPQQSENEAAPEPKVEEPQPAEGANEPVDAPSEDAINKPVEE
- a CDS encoding 30S ribosomal protein S11, with amino-acid sequence MSMGKWGIAHVFASYNNIIITLTDVTGAETITKASGGMVVKAAKDESSPYAAMRAAERVADIAKEKGIEGIHVKVRAPGGNKATSPGPGAQAAIRALARAGLKIGRIEDVTPIPHDGTKKKGGRRGRRV
- a CDS encoding DNA-directed RNA polymerase subunit D; its protein translation is MDIKVISQTETRIRFVVSNASPSLVNSLRRCLMTEIPKMAIELVEFHLGPIMDEEGNEYESVSPLFDEIIAHRLGLVPVPTDLSLYVPKDECVCGGEGCPNCTIMYSINKKGPCEVYSGDMEPLGPPELRIKDELIPIVKLGPGQALLAYASAELGTAKRHAKWQVVSGAGYRYYPTIEIDPARCDSGGTCIKACPRGVLAKEDGIVKVVDLESCILCKSCFEVCELNAIKLSGSDSKFIFEFETDGSLSALDTLKEALKILTQKFEEFRENISALEA
- a CDS encoding SdpI family protein gives rise to the protein MVINSLLGIFGVTYIFVGLVLIILSIPLISSKVSRNNLYGIRIGKSFESDENWYVINRYGGKVLLVVGILVSALGISYALVGDVSTMLEIILLFLPIILIMLGCIIAYLHARNL